In Subdoligranulum variabile, the genomic stretch GCATCAGCGAAGCCTGCAGCCTTTTGAAAAATTCAAACCTTTCCATTGCCGAAATCGCCGTTTCGGTGGGATTCTTTGACCAGTTTTATTTTTCCCGCGTCTTCAAAAAGGTCAAAGGCGTACCGCCGAGCAAATACCTTGCCACACTGGAAAAGGAGCAGAGCAAACTGCCGGACAAATAAGGAGTATACATGGCATTTACCAAAAATCAGATCCTGACACTGGAGATTGAGTCGCTTTCCAGCGATGGAAACGGCGTGGCCCACAGCGACGGACAGGCCATATTTGTACCGGGCACCGCCCCCGGTGACACCGTCAAGGTTCGCATCGTGAAGCCGATGAAGACCTACGCATTCGGACGGCTGGAATCGCTGAGAGCGTCCGGTCCCGACCGTATTATCCCTGATTGCCCCGTAGCGGGCCCTTGCGGAGGGTGCGGTCTGCGGCATATTTCTTACCAAGCCGAATGCCGGGCCAAAACCTGTTTTGTGCAGGACGCCTTTGCCCGGCTGGGCAAATTGGATTTACCGGTACACCCGGTGTTGGGTGCCCCCGACATCAATCGGTACCGCAACAAGGTACAGCTGCCGGTAGGCACCGATGAGAACGGACACCTGACCACCGGCTTTTTTGCCGGGCGAAGCCACCGGATCATTGCCTGCCCCGACTGTAAACTGCAGCCGGAGTGGATGAACCGCCTGGCGGCACGCGCCTGTGAACTGCTGGAGAAAGCAGGCGCGACCTCTTATGACGAGGAAAGTCATACCGGCCTGGTACGCCATTTGTTCTTGCGCCAGGGGTGGCACAGCGGCCAGCGCCTTTTGTGTTTTATTCTCAACGGCCGCGCCCTTCCCGACGAGCAGCGTATATGCGAAGAACTGCAACGTGAATTTGACCTGACAACAGTCCTCGTCAATGAAAACACTGCCCGCACCAACGTGATCCTTGGCCCCCACACTCACACGGTTTTGGGGCCAGGCGTTATCGAGGATACCTTGGCCGGAGTTTCCCTGCGTATGGGGGTGCACGAATTTTATCAGGTGAACACCCCTGCAGCCGAAGTTCTGTATGCTCAAGCCCGTACCTATGCAGCTCTGCAGCCGGAGGATTTCCTGCTGGACCTGTACTGCGGCATGGGTACCATCGGGCTTTCCATGCTGCCGGACTGCCGCCGCTTGCTGGGTGTGGAGATTGTCCCCCAGGCGGTGGAAGGCGCCAAAGCCACCGCGGCCCGCCTTGGTCTGTCGCCACAAAGGGCAGATTTCCGCTGTCAGGATGCCGGCGCGGCGGCGGCCCAGCTTGCCGCTGAGGGCGCCCATCCCGATGTCATCGTCGTGGATCCGCCCCGCAAAGGCTGTGACCCGGCCACCTTGCAGGCGATTGTGCAGATGGCGCCCCGCACGCTAGTCATGGTAAGCTGCAATGCTGCCACCGCCGCCCGGGACACTCGCTGGCTGACAGAGCACGGCTATCGGGCGATGGAAGTGCAGCCTGTGGACCTCTTTCCCCGCACCCGCCATGTAGAATGTGTTGTGAAACTGGTACAAGCATAATGTTCGGGCGCTTTTTTGCAGCTTTGCGAAAGTTCCGGATTCTTTCTGCCCTTCAGATTTGTTCAAATTCTTTTTGGCTCCTGTTCACGATTTGCCAACAATTTCATGCCATAATGAAAGGCGAATATACGGGCTGTGCCCGAAAAGGTGGTTTTTTCCATGAAAGCCTGGTTGCAGCGCTTTATGTCCGGCCGCTACGGTTTTGACCGTTTCAGCGGGTTTCTGTCCAGCTGTTCGCTGATACTGATTGTGCTCGGAGCCCTCTTCAGCTCCGTTCTGTACTGGCTGGGACTTCTGCTTCTTATTTACTGCTACTTCCGTATTCTGAGCCGCAACATCCAAAAGCGCTATCAGGAGAACCTCCAGTATCTTTCCCTGGAAAGCAAGGTGACCGGTTGGTTCTCCACCCGAAAGACTCGCTTTCAGCAACGCAAACAATACCATTATTACCGGTGTCCGCACTGCGGTCAGCAGCTGCGTGTGCCTCGCGGGCGCGGAAAAATCTCGATCACCTGTCCCAAATGCTCTACCCAGTTCATCAAAAAGAGTTGACGGCCGATGTTTGGATATGTTACCATCTATCGAAAGGGATTGGCAAAAGAGGACCTTGACCGCTACCAGGCTTACTACTGTGGGCTCTGTCAGGCACTGGGCCGCAAGTATGGCTTGCCCGGACGGCTCACCCTGAGCTACGATATGGCCTTTGTGGCGATCCTGCTGAGCGCATTGTATGAACCCGCCACCCGTTTTGGGACCGGGCGCTGCGCGCCGCATCCTATCAAACCACGTCCGAGAGCCGACAATGCTTTTCAGGACTATGCCGCCGATATGACCGTCGCGCTCGCCTATTATAATTTTCTGGATGACTGGCAGGACGATCATCGGCATGCCAGTCTGCGGCAGGCCCAGAAGCTGGAAGGCTATCTGCCCGCCATTCAGGGACAGTGGCCCCGTCAATATGGCGTGATCACCGAACAGCTGGCGGCGCTGAATCTTCTGGAGGAAGCCGGTTCCCACGACCTTGACGCCTTGTGCAATGCATTCGGCACCTTGCTGGGTGCCGTTTTTGCCTGCCGTGACGACGTCTGGGCTCCCACCTTGGAGGCCATGGGCCGCGGATTGGGCGGTTTTATCTACCTGATGGACGCCTATGACGATCTGGAAAAAGATCGCCGGAAGGGGCGTTTCAACGCACTTTCGCATCTGGCGGATCAGCTATCCCCCGCCGAATACGAAGAGCAGTGCCATGAACTGCTGACGCAGCAGATGGGACTGTGTGCGCAGCAGTTCTCTCTGCTTCCCATTTTGCAGGATACTCCGGAGGGGAAACTATTGTACAACACTTTATATTCCGGCGTGTGGAGCAAATACGCGCTGGTCAGAAAGCACAGAGAGGGGCAGCATCCGCATGACTGATCCATACAGCGTATTGGGCATCGCCCCCGGTGCCGACGACGAGACCATCAAGAAAGCCTACCGCCAGAAATGCAAGCAGTATCACCCGGACTTACACCCCAACGATCCCTCCGCCGAGGAAAAGTTCAAGGAAGTGCAGGCCGCATACAGCGAAATCATGCGCCGCAAACAAAACGGTGGTCAGGCGGGCTATCAGGGTTACCAGCAGCAGCGTCAGAGTTCCGGCAATCCTTACGGCTACAGTCAGGGCGGCTATGGCAATTCTTATCAGGACGATCCTTTCGGCGGATTCGGCTTCGGGCCTTTCGGGTTCGGATTTTATGGCACATCCGGCAGCCGGCAGACCTATACCACCGGCCAGGAAAGCCCCGAACTTCGCGCCGCAGCCAATTATATCCGCAACGGTTTTTACACTGAAGCGATGAACACCCTGAACGGCATTGCAACCAACGAGCGCAATGCACAATGGCATTACTACTGTGCACTGGCCAACCAGGGGCTGGGCAACAATATCCGTGCGCGGGAGGAAGCCCGCACGGCTGTATCCATGGAACCCAACAACTACGCCTACCAGAATCTGCTGGACCAGCTGCAAAGCCCCGGGCAATCCTATGCCAGCTACCAGCAGCCCTATGCACAGCCCAGCGGAAATCCCGGACGTTTTTGCCTTTCGTTCTGGATGTATCTGCTGGTCTGCAATCTGTGCAGCTGGTGTTGTTGCGGCGGACGCGGCGGTGTATTCTGCTGCTGAATCCTTCTGCCCCGGAAAATACAGACTTACAAAGAGGACGGTGCTGCTGAAGCAGCACCGTCCTCTTATTTAATAGTTAAACCGTAGAATATCGATTCTACAAGGTCTTTTTTGGTGGGAGCTGGTGGATCCGAACGGCCGAAAATCATGTTTCACAAAATGGCCGCATTGTTTTGGCCGTACCATTCCTGCAATTTGCCGGAATGATTCGGCTTGTTCCGCTGAGTTTTGACACGTTTTAGGCGAACAGGGTCCCGAAAACGGGACCCCAATACCCGCCATAAGTAACCCGACAGGAGAGCGTTTTATGTCTGTTTTTCGTGTGCCTAAGCGCAGCAACTTTACTGTTATGAGCAACGTCCATCCGCGGGAGGCCAGTTTGTCTCTGAAAGCAAAAGGACTGCTGTCCTATATGCTTTCCAATCCGGACAACTGGGATTATAGCTTGCGCGGTCTGGCCCGTTTCAGCACTGACGGTGTCGACAGTATGCGTAGCGGCCTGAATGAATTGATGCGGCACGGGTATCTGGTCCGTGTAAAGGTTCGAGATGCCAAAGGACGAATCGTCGACTGTGATTACCAAATCTTTGAGGTGCCACAGAAAGAGATTTCCCAAGAATTGGAAACCCCATGATTGGATTTTCCAATTCTGGAGAATCCAACGCAACTAAATATGGGAGGTTAGTAAGTATAGAGATTAGCAAAATATCTACTTGCTGAAAAGGAAGATGTGAATGGCCATTTTGAACTTCTGGTTTGCCAGTGTTTTCTCTGCAGAGGGCGCTCTCTTTTTCAGCTGGTAATAGAGTGAGGTAAAAAATTGGCAAGCACGGCATCATGCTGGCACACGCCGGCAAAATGCCACTTGTCAGGGAAATCTTCCCCTGAAACCCTTCGGTTATTCCATTAAGCGGCGGAAAAAATATGTAATGTGCACTTATAGAAAAGGGGCTGGGTTCCGGAGTCTGTTGTTGACACAAAAGTCGGGAAAATGATATACTGACACAGTCCGAAAAGAAAGGAGGGCGCACAAATGGCTTGGAGATTTTCTAAGATCCAACTGAAAAAAGGCAATGTTTTGGCCTTTCATGGGGATAGTGCGCCCTTTTGGAAGGTCAAAATGGCACGTTGATGCGCTGTTGGACGTAAAAAGTTGTGCACTATCTCCTTTTACTTGCAGACACCTGTGAGAAAAGGAGATTTTTTATGTTTACTATTAAACGGCAGATTTGCCTCATCTACTCCATAACAGCACTGGGAAGCCTCCAGTTTGCAGGCTCCTGCTGGGCAGCGCTACTGGCAGCGAGGGGGTTTTCCTTGACCCAGATCGGATTGGCAGAGGCGGTCTTTCACCTCACAAGTCTTTTATTTGAAGTTCCATCCGGCGTGATTGCCGACGTATTCGGACGCAAACGCTGTATGATCGCCAGCCAATGTATGTCCGCAATGGCCTCCGTTGCCATGATGCTTTCCGGCTCTATAGGGGGTGTCTGTATAGCGATGGCACTCAGTGCGTTGGGGTATAATTTTGCTTCCGGAGCACGAGAAGCACTTGCCTATGAGAGCCTGAAACAATGCGGTCAACAGAGCGCCTATGAACGGTTTGCCGTCAATGACACAACTATATGGAGAATCGGGACGGCATTGTCCACGCTGTGCACTGGAGCCGCACTGTGGATCGGCCCGCGTGCCGCCTACGGCGTGGATTAGACCCTGGCATTGTTGGGGTTGTGGCCAGCCATACAGCTACAGGAATCTCAAAACGGCGAGGTCTCTGACAGCGATATAATGCAGCGCATCTGTGCTGCTGTAAAGGAAAGCGTTGGGTTTGTTGTCCATAGCCCAAAGGTCCTGCAGCTGATGTTAGGCAACGCTTTGGTAGGATCTGTGGCAACTATGCTGCTCTATCTGTTGCAAGCGCGGCTGCCGGTTATGGGAATTCCTGATGGCTTGTTGGGCCCAGTGCTGTTTCTGCTGGGACTGAGCGGCACTCTGGGGCTGCAAATTGCCCGCCTTACAGGTCGGCTGCGGTACCGTTTGGTTGTAGTGCTGTGTGGTACCGGCGTTCTCACAGGAACGCTTCTGGCCGCCACATCTTGGCTCCCTGCGGTGCTGGCTGGTGGATTTCTGGCAGGGACACTGGATGATCTGATGGACGTGTGCAGCGATGTTATACTGAACGAAATGATCCCTTCCTCTAGAAGGGCAACGCTGGTTTCTGTTTCGTCCCTTGTATTTTCTTTTGTAATGCTGGCCGTCGCTCCGCTGTTGGGGGCACTTTTCAGCATGGCTTGACGTGATAATACATCGTTTTTATTATTCGTTAGGCTTTCATTGAGCTCTTGCTGCAATTGAATTATTAAATCAAAACAGCGAGATAGACCTTCTTTAAGGGAGGCGTCTGTCTCGCTGCTTTAACGTAAAAGCAGATTGAAAACTGCTGTGTTTATCTATTCTCTTTATTCGAAGTGTCTTTCCGCAAAACTCGCCATTGCTTCTGAGTTTTATATTTCCCGCAACCATTACAGGAATATGGCCACTGGAGTTTCCACTCGGTATATTCTTCCAGGGTGATCGTTTTCTCTCGCAATTCTCTTTTGCGTACTTCCCATTCCTTCAGGTAATCATCCATGAATGTGTTTTGAAACCATAACATAGTGGGATCATGCAACAGCCAGTTATCGTTATCACTGTATTCAATTTTGAACGCCTGAATGGAGTTATATGGCTCGCCATCGGGATGTGCTGTAGAGAGTGACATAAGATGAGGGTCCTCTGTATCAGCCCAAAAAAGTAATTCTATAAGCTGCGTAAAGAAGCCTTCTGGTTCGGTATCTAGCGCGTAGATACACACATCCAACACCTGTGCCATTTTTTCAAGCACATCTCTTTTTGGCGTTCGAAAGCCCATTTCATACTGAGCAATCCGTGCCTGACAATCGCCCTTCAGCTCCAGGGCTTCGCCCAACGCTTTTTGGGTCATACCACGAAACGTGCGGATAAAGCGGATTTTTTCACCGGTTGTCACAGGAATTCTCTCCTTCTGTGTGCTTTTCTTGTATCGTAATAGATTTATTCATAGTTGGCAATAGAAGATTTACATTTTTGATAATTGCGTGTTTTTACATTATCGAATAAGTGACTTATAATCAAAATACAAGATTAACATTTTGGATAATCCAAGAAAGGGAGGTACTTTATGAAAGCAAAAATGACTTTTGCAGAATTGCGCTGTTGCATGATCCGCAAAAATATCAATCAAAGTGAATTGGCAGAGGTGGCCGGAATTGCTGACGCAACCATGACTGACCGAATGGCAGGACGCAGCTATTTTCGGGTAGACGAAATTACCCGGATTGCTAAGCTGCTGGATATTCCGGAAAGCGAATATTATCGCTTTTTCTTTGCTTCTGAAAATTATCCCTCCGCGCAACGCGGGCATAGCGCATAAAGGAAGGAAAATAGAATGGGCCTTAAAAAAGCAGAAGCACATTGGGAGAAAAACAGAAAACGGTGGCGCGTTAATGGGCAGCGCGACGGGGAGAGAAGGACCTTTTATAGTTTCACGCCAGGTCTACAAAAAGGATGCTGAACGTAAGGCTGATAGTTGGAAAAAGGGAGTTCTTCACGAAAATAGCGATCCATCTGTCGCAGAACTGTGGGAGTGCTTTCTCCGCTATCTGGTGGAAGAAAAGCAGGTGGGAACCAGCACTGTTGATCAGGCGCGGAAGTTTGGCCGCAATTACATACTACCTGTCTGCGGAAACTTACGAATCTCTCGCTTGAATGAGGGTCACCTGCAAAGAGTGCTCAATCTTTCCGCGCAGAAAGGTTGCCTGCGACAAGATACGCATCGTCCTTCGAAAGGGCCGCTCAGCCTGAAAACCCTGCGCGGATTGCGCAACATAGAACAGCAATTTGTAAAATGGTGCCGTATCAATGGTTATACCGATCTGGTACTGGAAGGCTTGGAGGTGCGCACCAGCGCACAGAAGGTTGAAAAAGAAATCTTACAACCCAATGAGCTGCGGACGCTGTTTCATGTGGATACCCGGTTGGTGCGCGGTAAACGTGTGTTCGACGAGCAGATTTACTCCTATCGTTTTGCGGTAGTCACAGGGCTGCGTCCAGGCGAATTGATGGGGTTGCGCATTGGGGATATCCAAGGAGACAAACTTCATGTTCAGCAGGCAATCAACAGGTATGGAGAAACAACCAGCGGGAAAAATCAGAACGCCAGGCGAACCTTTGGGTTGAATTCGTTTACCCGCCGGATTGTTGAGCAACAACTGGAGCTACTTCACGCCAGCGGGATGCCTACAGCCCCGGACAGCCCTTTGTTTCCTGCTATGAATCAATAGAGCCGGTATCATCAATGGAAGTCCTATGCACGCTCTAATGGCATCACAGCCATCAGCTGCTATGAAATGCGCCACACCTTTATCTCTTTGGCGCAGAATCTGCCGGAGGGAGATCTACGAAGATTATGTGGTCAGTCTGCCAGTATGGATACAAGGGGCGTGTATGCGCATAAACTGTGCGATGACGATACCCGCATTGCCGGAGAGGTGGACCAAATTCTAGGGAGGTATCTTGATAATTGACAACCACCGAAAGTGGGGTCCTAAACGGGGTCCCTAAACAAAAAAAGCCCCGTAGAATATCGATTCTACGAGGTCTTTTTTGGTGGGAGCTGGTGGATTCGAACCACCGAAGCATTAAGCAGCAGATTTACAGTCTGTCCCCATTGGCCACTCGGGAAAGCTCCCTTATTTTGTTTCGTGCACCGCAGTTCCGAGTGCTCGATTATTATAGCAAACCAAAAGGGAAAATGCAAGCCTTTTTTTGAATTTTTTTCAGGTTTTTTCAAAATATTTATAGATCTCCGAAAAATCAACGTATCTATGTTATTATCCATTCTTCTTTTGGCGAATTCCTTACGCATATCTTTTCTGCAACGTCGGCTGTCTGGTTATGACCTTCTCGTTTCCTGTAAAATAAACAGAGGCTTTTCTTTCCTCCGTTGGCATATTTTTCATCACAAGGGGCATCGGCCAGCGCACTATTCAGGGCGTCATTGCAATATTCTACTTGGCGCAAAACGCTGCTCTCTTCCCTTTTCTCTTCCCGGAAAACCTGCTATTCCAGCGATAAAAACAGCGTCCCCTTCATCTCTAAAATATCATCCACCGGAATGATGGTAGCATCCTGCATGACGATTTCCCGTTCATCCATTCTGATCTTCCTGACAACACCTGACACCGTTCGATATGCCCCACCTGTTTTCTGTTCGTCGGGCTTAAAATAGATAAAACAAATCTTTGGCTGCGCGTTCAAACGCTCCTGCAAAAGGTGAATCATCCCGTCCCGCCTTTTCTGTTCTTCTTCGTCCAATTCAATTTTCGTTCCGTTAAACGCCCGGTCTCCCGAATGGCGTCATCATAGCCGGTAAGTGCCGCAAAAGGCGAAAACTGGGCCGCACGTTCCCACATTGGCATCTGCGGCCGCTTGGATGAAACATGATGCTGCAGATAGATGATATCTTCATATGCTCCCGTCATGCTCGGTGCCCTCCCATCTGCGTGTTGCGCGCCTTAGCCGTCGTGCCCTCTTCCATATCCATCCCTCTTAGGACAGCGTTTTTCCCGAATAGTTTGTACAACAAATCTTCATTGTTGACCGTGCACCGGTCCACGTCGCCCGACGTAAACATACCATAGGCTTCCAGCTTTTTCGCATACCCTCTACCCACACGCCAAAAATCCGTCACTGGCCGATGTGACCAAAGTTCTTCGCGGAAACGCATCTCGTCCAGTTCGGCGATCCGCCCCCGTTTTTGTCCGCCGGGATATGCTTGGCCACGATATCCATCGCCACTTTACACAAAAAAGATTCGTACCGATGCCGGCCGCCGCCGTGATACCAGTGGTATTCAGAACATCCACGATTATCTCCCTTGCCAGTTCTTGCGCTGACATATGATATGTATGGAGATACTCCGTTACATCCATAAGCACTTCGTCGATAGAATACACAATAATATCCTCTGGCGCAATATACTTGCGGTAAATATTATAGATTCGCGCACTGTACTGCATATAGAACGCCATTCGCGGCGGCGCAACGATAAAGTCGATGGCCAGTTCGGGAAACGCTTTAAGCTCGGTAAGAAAACAGGACTTTCCCTCCAGGCATTGCCCTGGTACTCGGCATAGACGCTTTCTGTTGGCTCCCTGACTTGCTGCACAACTTCAAACAGCCGCGGGCGGCCTGGTATGCCATAGCTTTTCAAAGAAGAACTCACTGCCAGGCAAATTGTCTTTTCTGTCCGCCATTCATCCGCCACCAAAAGATTTGTGTCCACCTGGTCCAATCCACGTTCCCGACATTCCTCCTTCTCTATGAACAATATTCCTGCTCGTTCTTTCTTGCTTTTGGGTGGAAACTACGCAAGAGGCTCCCGTTGCAGGTCCACGTATCATCGCTTGCCTCTAAGACGCTTCTGCTCGCCTTTCTCTAAACCATTTTTCGATGCAAACTGCCATTTAACTGCTACCAGCCCGACTTAAATCGCCTTTTAAGTCAATATGAAGTAGCGGCTTGCAAAAGAATGTTTTCATTCCCATGCAGTGCCTACCAACCTATAGTCCCCAGGGGGTCTGTGAACCGCACCCAGACCTTTTCAGCGGAATCCTATTTTTAGCTTTCTGCCGCTGTTTACGCCGACAGTGTATTATTTAAACTAAAGTAGACGCACCACATTCTTGGTTTAGGACTCACACCAATTTTCACCACTAATTCCAATTTTTCACTGTGCCAAAACAAAGGCACCGGTACAAACCACAAGACGGCTTATACCAGTGCCTTTTGGCGTCCCTGAGAGGATTTTGAACCTCCGGCCTACCGCTTAGGAGTTTGGCGTGACCAGTGATGTACGGACCAGATGTAACTTCCCATTATTTCTCTTTCAAAACATATCTCTGGGTACAAGGTTTTTGTGATGAAACTTGCACAAAAGGCCGCATCATGACGCGCTTTTTAAGGCGTCCTATTAGCAAATTCTTAGCAAGAATCAGCTTGGATGCGGTGCGGCTCTTCTCACTTCAAGCTTTGTTGACCGAGCAAATCATGGAGGTTAAACAATGGAAAATCATGAAAAGCGTCCGCTGCCGGAAGCGCGCACTTACACCGTAGAAGATGTGGCTGCCATGCTCAACATTGGGCG encodes the following:
- a CDS encoding helix-turn-helix domain-containing protein, producing MKAKMTFAELRCCMIRKNINQSELAEVAGIADATMTDRMAGRSYFRVDEITRIAKLLDIPESEYYRFFFASENYPSAQRGHSA
- a CDS encoding helix-turn-helix domain-containing protein, which encodes MTTGEKIRFIRTFRGMTQKALGEALELKGDCQARIAQYEMGFRTPKRDVLEKMAQVLDVCIYALDTEPEGFFTQLIELLFWADTEDPHLMSLSTAHPDGEPYNSIQAFKIEYSDNDNWLLHDPTMLWFQNTFMDDYLKEWEVRKRELREKTITLEEYTEWKLQWPYSCNGCGKYKTQKQWRVLRKDTSNKENR
- the rlmD gene encoding 23S rRNA (uracil(1939)-C(5))-methyltransferase RlmD: MAFTKNQILTLEIESLSSDGNGVAHSDGQAIFVPGTAPGDTVKVRIVKPMKTYAFGRLESLRASGPDRIIPDCPVAGPCGGCGLRHISYQAECRAKTCFVQDAFARLGKLDLPVHPVLGAPDINRYRNKVQLPVGTDENGHLTTGFFAGRSHRIIACPDCKLQPEWMNRLAARACELLEKAGATSYDEESHTGLVRHLFLRQGWHSGQRLLCFILNGRALPDEQRICEELQREFDLTTVLVNENTARTNVILGPHTHTVLGPGVIEDTLAGVSLRMGVHEFYQVNTPAAEVLYAQARTYAALQPEDFLLDLYCGMGTIGLSMLPDCRRLLGVEIVPQAVEGAKATAARLGLSPQRADFRCQDAGAAAAQLAAEGAHPDVIVVDPPRKGCDPATLQAIVQMAPRTLVMVSCNAATAARDTRWLTEHGYRAMEVQPVDLFPRTRHVECVVKLVQA
- a CDS encoding site-specific integrase, coding for MGSATGREGPFIVSRQVYKKDAERKADSWKKGVLHENSDPSVAELWECFLRYLVEEKQVGTSTVDQARKFGRNYILPVCGNLRISRLNEGHLQRVLNLSAQKGCLRQDTHRPSKGPLSLKTLRGLRNIEQQFVKWCRINGYTDLVLEGLEVRTSAQKVEKEILQPNELRTLFHVDTRLVRGKRVFDEQIYSYRFAVVTGLRPGELMGLRIGDIQGDKLHVQQAINRYGETTSGKNQNARRTFGLNSFTRRIVEQQLELLHASGMPTAPDSPLFPAMNQ
- a CDS encoding helix-turn-helix domain-containing protein, producing MSVFRVPKRSNFTVMSNVHPREASLSLKAKGLLSYMLSNPDNWDYSLRGLARFSTDGVDSMRSGLNELMRHGYLVRVKVRDAKGRIVDCDYQIFEVPQKEISQELETP
- a CDS encoding MFS transporter, with product MTQIGLAEAVFHLTSLLFEVPSGVIADVFGRKRCMIASQCMSAMASVAMMLSGSIGGVCIAMALSALGYNFASGAREALAYESLKQCGQQSAYERFAVNDTTIWRIGTALSTLCTGAALWIGPRAAYGVD
- a CDS encoding DUF5685 family protein; this translates as MFGYVTIYRKGLAKEDLDRYQAYYCGLCQALGRKYGLPGRLTLSYDMAFVAILLSALYEPATRFGTGRCAPHPIKPRPRADNAFQDYAADMTVALAYYNFLDDWQDDHRHASLRQAQKLEGYLPAIQGQWPRQYGVITEQLAALNLLEEAGSHDLDALCNAFGTLLGAVFACRDDVWAPTLEAMGRGLGGFIYLMDAYDDLEKDRRKGRFNALSHLADQLSPAEYEEQCHELLTQQMGLCAQQFSLLPILQDTPEGKLLYNTLYSGVWSKYALVRKHREGQHPHD
- a CDS encoding J domain-containing protein, which codes for MTDPYSVLGIAPGADDETIKKAYRQKCKQYHPDLHPNDPSAEEKFKEVQAAYSEIMRRKQNGGQAGYQGYQQQRQSSGNPYGYSQGGYGNSYQDDPFGGFGFGPFGFGFYGTSGSRQTYTTGQESPELRAAANYIRNGFYTEAMNTLNGIATNERNAQWHYYCALANQGLGNNIRAREEARTAVSMEPNNYAYQNLLDQLQSPGQSYASYQQPYAQPSGNPGRFCLSFWMYLLVCNLCSWCCCGGRGGVFCC